TGGAGAAAGCAAAAAACACTATAATGAAAGGACACCGTAAGTTCTATTTTGAAAATTTGCGCTAAGACTTTCGCGCTCCAGCAAGCGCTGTTCCGATTATCGTGAGTTCGGGAACTGTAATTACTTCCCGTCTCACAAAATCCTTTACTATTCGCCACCCGCCGCCGCAGCCCAATATAAGCGGATCGTCTAATTTTTTTGCGCAAGAATCAATAGCGTACTCAATACCTCCGGCACAGTCGGCGATAAGTCCGCTTGAAACGGCAGAAAACGTATTTTGAGGCAATTCGCAAAATTTTAGTTCGTACGGATTACAAAACGGAAGCGCAGCCGTTTTTTCGTGCGTCGCTTCAGAGGTTATTTTTATTCCCGGTAAAATAAATCCACCCAAAAATTCCCTGTTTGAGCCTACGCAATCGACCGTCGTAGCGGTTCCCGAATCTACAATTATCAAATCGTGGTCTGGAAATAACGCAAGACCGGCAATAGCATCGACAATTCTGTCTATACCAAGCGGTGGAGAATAATTTATACTCAAATTTGATACGGTTTCCCTTTTGCAAAAATAAACGTTTGTATATACATTTTTAAGTTCTATGTATAATTCCTGCGCTTTCGGAACTACGCTTGCTATGGAAATAAGCAGGTTTTCGTTTCTCTGCAAAGCGTGAATCATATCAAAAATATTTTCGTAATCACAATGTTTGATTTCTATATTTTTCAAACAATTTACGTCCACTCTTGCTAACCGTAAATGCGTATTTCCGGCGTCAACGGCGATTATTTCCATAATTTCCTTATTTATTTACCTCTTATCAATTACTCTCACCGCTTTGCCTTTGCTGCGTCCTATCGTTCCGTGTTCGACAAAATTTATCATTACACCGACGCTTATAGCGCTGGATACGTTTTCTTCTAATTGGTTTCTTAATTTCTGGAGATTTTTAATTCCACTGCCAAACAGGCGGTCTTCCAATTCCACCTGAATTTCAAGAACGTCAAGGTTATTTACCCGTTCGACTATAATCTGGTAATGCGGCTCAATTCCTTCTACCGTAAATAAAGCGCTTTCAATTTGTGACGGAAAAACATTAACGCCGCGAATTATCATCATATCGTCGCTTCTACCGAAAATTTTACCCATACGAACCGAAGTTCTGCCGCATTTACATTCAGCATGAATTAAATATGTTATATCCCGCGTTCGATAGCGGATCAACGGCATTCCTGTTTTTGTCAACGTCGTAAAAACCAATTCGCCTTTTGTCCCATACGGCAGCGGTTCAAGCGTTTCGCGGTCGATTATTTCCGGCAGAAAATGGTCTTCCCAAATATGAGAGCCGTGCTGATGTTCACATTCGACAGCCACTCCGGGACCTATTATCTCACTCAATCCGTAAATATCGTACGCCTTCAAATCAAGTTTCTTTTGTATTTCGTGGCGCATTTCCTGAGTCCATTGCTCCGCTCCGAAAATCCCCTGCCGCAAAGCGAAATCTCCGGCTTTGAAACCTTCATTTTTCATTTCATCCGCCAAATAAAGAGCGTATGAAGGTGTACAGCACAATGTAGTCGCACCGAAATCTTTTAGCAGCTGTATCTGTCTTTTCGTATTACCGCTAGACATGGGAACGGTCATACAACCAAGCAGTTCGCTGCCGTAATGAACGCCAAGACCGCCCGTAAATAATCCATAACCGTATGCTACATTTACAACACTGTCTTTCGTACAGCCGGTCGCCACCAACGAACGCGCCATAACCTGCGACCAAACATCCAAATCGTTTTGAGTATAACCCGCAACCGTAAGTTTCCCTACGGTACCGCTTGAGGCGTGAATACGAACAATATCGGACTGAGGGACGCTAAACATACCGAAAGGATAAGCGTCGCGCAAGTCCTGTTTGGTAGTGAAAGGCAGTCTGCTCAAATCCTCCAATTTTTTAATATCGCCGGGTTTAATGCCGGCTTTATCCATTTTCTTACGATACGACGATACGTTTTCATAAACGCGCTCCACAACGGATTGAAGACGTTCCAATTGAAATTTCTTTAATTCCGAACGCGGCATTGTCTCAAATTTTTCATCGTAATATTCAGGCACGTTTTTCTCCTTCCTCAAATGCTCTAAGGTTAATATCAAACGTAGAAGCGGGAACGCTGTTTTTTATGGCTTCCTTAAATTTTTCCCTGTCGAATTTTAATAACACCGCACAAAATCCCAAAACCGCCACATTAACCGTACGCAAATCGCCTAATTTCATCGCAATTTCAAGTGCGTCAATATTGCGAATTTGAGCGCCGTAACCGCCTACCCGTTCGTAAATGTCTGCAGGGTAATCGACTTTCCCCGTAATAACCGGCATAGGATAAAGGTTTTGTTTGTTGATAATTATCATACCGCCGTCTTTAATATAATCAGCCCAACGCAACGCTTCAAGTTCCTCAAAAGCCAAAATAACGTCAGCGTTTTTCTTGTCTATTAACGGGCTGTAAACTTTATCGCTTATACGAACATACGTAACGACGCTGCCGCCGCGCTGCGACATCCCGTGCACTTCCGACAATTTACAATCTTTATTTATGAGCGTCGCATAATTTCCCAATATTTTGCTCGCAAGAAGCGTTCCCTGTCCGCCGACGCCGACGATTAAAATATTTATATTCATTTTGCATCTCCGACTTTTTTGACGCTTGCAAATTTGCAGACTTTTTCGCATAACATGCAAGCGGTACAAAGCGTAGAATCAACGGCAACCGAACCGTCTTTGTTTTTTCTTATCGCCGGACATCCTAATTTCAGACACATTCCGCATTTACGACAATTATCAATTTCGGCAACGTCGAACTTTGCGGTTTTGTCAAGCAGTATGCACGGACGTCTTGCAATAATGACCGAAACGCCGTCTTTTACGATATGCTCTTTAATTACACTCTCGGTCATATCCAAATCGTAAGGATCAATTACGGAAACGTTATTAACTCCGCAAGCGCGCACCAACGCTTCAAAATCAAGAGTGTGCGTTTGCTCGTTTTTAATCGTTTTTCCAGTTCCCGGATGCGGCTGATGTCCCGTCATACCGGTAGTAGAATTATCCAATATTAAAATCGTAATGTTCGAACGATTGTAAACCGCATTAATAAGTCCGGTAATTCCGCTGTGAACAAACGTGGAATCGCCTATAACGGCAATGTTTTTTTTAGAAAAATCTTTGCCTTTCGCCTTTTCCATCCCGTGTGTATTTGCGATAGCCGCCCCCATACAAATAAGAGAATGCATCGCGTTAAGCGGTTCGTTGCAGCCAAGCGAATAACAGCCTATATCGCCGGCAGCGTTGAGTTTCAACTTGTTAATCACATAATAAATTCCTCTGTGGGTACAGCCAGCGCACATTACAGGCGGACGCGCCGGCAGTTCTTCTTTGCCGGAAATAACTTTATACCCCAGTATTATCTCTTTAATCTTTTCGCTGCTCAATTCACCCTGCAAACCGGTTAATTCTTTTCCCCTTACGCTTATTCCGTTTGATTTCAAGGCATTCTCAATATAAGGTTCGAGTTCCTCAATTACTATTAAATCGTCACAGTTTGAAGCAAATTCCCGTAATTTTTCAACAGGCAGTGGATAAACAAATCCTAATTTGAAAACTGGATAGTCCGGTAGCGCTTCTTTTACGTATTGATAAACCGCTCCGGCGCAAATTATTCCGATTTTATTTTTACCGTTCTCTATCCGATTTATGTCAAAAGAATTTACGTCCGATGCAAGACGTCTCTCACGTTCTTCAACCTTGACATGTCGTTTGCGGGCATTTGCCGGAACCATAACGAATTTTGCAATATCCTGCTTATAATCAAATTCTATTTCCTGACGCTTTGATATTTCCACAAACGAGCGGCTATGCGCAATTCTTGTCGTAAGGCGAATAAATACCGGCGTATCGTATTTTTCGCTTAATTCAAATGCGAATTTTGTAAAATCTTTCGCTTCCTGACTGTCGGACGGCTCAAGCATCGGAATATGGGCGCTTAACCCATAGAATCTCGAATCCTGTTCGTTTTGGCTTGAGTGCATACCCGGGTCATCGGCAACCGCTATCACCAATCCGGCGTTTACTCCGGTGTAAGCGTATGTAAAAAGCGGGTCTGCAGCAACGTTAAGCCCCACATGTTTCATTGAAACAAGCGCCCGTCCGCCCGCCATAGACGCTCCTATACCTACTTCCATCGCAACTTTTTCGTTGACCGACCATTCGCTGTATATGTCGTTAAATGTAGAAAGATATTCTGTTATTTCCGTACTAGGGGTTCCAGGATATGCCGCCGCAACTTTCACGCCCGCCTCGTATGCGCCTTGGGCTACGGCATGGTCGCCTAATAATAATTTCTTCAATATTTACTTCCTTTTGTTTCCTTAAATTTTCGCAAGAATATAATAAATGCACACAATAAAGGGCGGAGAATTACCTGCGTCCGCAAATAAACGACAACGAACAAATTTTAATAATTTTTTAACTCCTTTTCACTATTTTCTTTACTCTCAAAAATTTTTAAGCAAAATTTCAAATTTTGAATTATATTAAACATAACAGGATTAAAGGCTTGATAAATTTATACAAAATGAGACAACTATGAGAATACCCCCCCCCCCGAAATTGTTAGTTCTTCAAGAACTTGAGGTTTTAGAAAATTTTTTACGAGAAACGCCGTCTCACGGAATAGCGGAATCTACGAACTACATTTCCGAGTGGGTAAAATTAAATATTGAAAAGATAAAAGGCACAAACGAAGA
The Chitinispirillales bacterium genome window above contains:
- a CDS encoding phenylacetate--CoA ligase, with the translated sequence MPEYYDEKFETMPRSELKKFQLERLQSVVERVYENVSSYRKKMDKAGIKPGDIKKLEDLSRLPFTTKQDLRDAYPFGMFSVPQSDIVRIHASSGTVGKLTVAGYTQNDLDVWSQVMARSLVATGCTKDSVVNVAYGYGLFTGGLGVHYGSELLGCMTVPMSSGNTKRQIQLLKDFGATTLCCTPSYALYLADEMKNEGFKAGDFALRQGIFGAEQWTQEMRHEIQKKLDLKAYDIYGLSEIIGPGVAVECEHQHGSHIWEDHFLPEIIDRETLEPLPYGTKGELVFTTLTKTGMPLIRYRTRDITYLIHAECKCGRTSVRMGKIFGRSDDMMIIRGVNVFPSQIESALFTVEGIEPHYQIIVERVNNLDVLEIQVELEDRLFGSGIKNLQKLRNQLEENVSSAISVGVMINFVEHGTIGRSKGKAVRVIDKR
- a CDS encoding type III pantothenate kinase, which gives rise to MEIIAVDAGNTHLRLARVDVNCLKNIEIKHCDYENIFDMIHALQRNENLLISIASVVPKAQELYIELKNVYTNVYFCKRETVSNLSINYSPPLGIDRIVDAIAGLALFPDHDLIIVDSGTATTVDCVGSNREFLGGFILPGIKITSEATHEKTAALPFCNPYELKFCELPQNTFSAVSSGLIADCAGGIEYAIDSCAKKLDDPLILGCGGGWRIVKDFVRREVITVPELTIIGTALAGARKS
- the iorA gene encoding indolepyruvate ferredoxin oxidoreductase subunit alpha; its protein translation is MKKLLLGDHAVAQGAYEAGVKVAAAYPGTPSTEITEYLSTFNDIYSEWSVNEKVAMEVGIGASMAGGRALVSMKHVGLNVAADPLFTYAYTGVNAGLVIAVADDPGMHSSQNEQDSRFYGLSAHIPMLEPSDSQEAKDFTKFAFELSEKYDTPVFIRLTTRIAHSRSFVEISKRQEIEFDYKQDIAKFVMVPANARKRHVKVEERERRLASDVNSFDINRIENGKNKIGIICAGAVYQYVKEALPDYPVFKLGFVYPLPVEKLREFASNCDDLIVIEELEPYIENALKSNGISVRGKELTGLQGELSSEKIKEIILGYKVISGKEELPARPPVMCAGCTHRGIYYVINKLKLNAAGDIGCYSLGCNEPLNAMHSLICMGAAIANTHGMEKAKGKDFSKKNIAVIGDSTFVHSGITGLINAVYNRSNITILILDNSTTGMTGHQPHPGTGKTIKNEQTHTLDFEALVRACGVNNVSVIDPYDLDMTESVIKEHIVKDGVSVIIARRPCILLDKTAKFDVAEIDNCRKCGMCLKLGCPAIRKNKDGSVAVDSTLCTACMLCEKVCKFASVKKVGDAK
- a CDS encoding indolepyruvate oxidoreductase subunit beta, whose amino-acid sequence is MNINILIVGVGGQGTLLASKILGNYATLINKDCKLSEVHGMSQRGGSVVTYVRISDKVYSPLIDKKNADVILAFEELEALRWADYIKDGGMIIINKQNLYPMPVITGKVDYPADIYERVGGYGAQIRNIDALEIAMKLGDLRTVNVAVLGFCAVLLKFDREKFKEAIKNSVPASTFDINLRAFEEGEKRA